In the Commensalibacter nepenthis genome, CCAGTTTTATAAAAAGCTAGGTGCTAAAAATATTGTCTTAACCATGGGCGGGGATGGTGTTTATGTATCCCCACAATCAGGAAAAGATTTTACACTTCCTGCCTATGATATCCAAGTTGTTGATACGACAGGTTGTGGTGATAGTTTTAGCGCAGGAATTATTGTTGGTTTGGTAAAAGGATGGGATTTACATCAATCTGCTCGTTTTGCCTCTGCTGTTGCAGCAAAAGTCGCAATGGGACTGGGATCAGATGGAAAATTGGTTTCTTTTGATGACACAATACATGCAATGAATACGTTCCCCACTAAATAACTATAGATTAACCATACAAATTCAGTATTATAAAAGAAGATCACTATTGCTTAAAAATATACTCTTCTTTTTTTATTACCTCATCCATCCTAGGTGTTGTTGAAAATGCTGATAAATCACTTTAATCTTATGAAGACATATTGTGGGATTACTGCCTTAATAGGAACATTGTTTCTTTTTCAAACGCACGCCTATGCCCAATCCAGCCCAACAGAAATAATCAAACAAATTTACTCCTTTTATCAACCAAGTCCAGACAGTGAATCAAATGATATCGGGTTTGATCGGACGGATTTTAAAAATAAGCAATTTTTTTCACCTGATTTTTTAAAAGTCATCAAAGAAGACGAAAAATTAACCTCTGCACAAGGGGACGGCAGCGTTATGGATTATGATTTTATCTGTAATTGCCAAGATACAATGGATGGTCTGATTGTAAGGAATATTGAAATTCTGCAAGAAACTGCACATACAGCACGGGTAAAAGTGTCTTTCGATTTTGTCATGAATGGCAGTGACACTTTTCAAAAGGATGATGTATTTACAACCGATCGACCTGGTCAACAACATACTTACTTTAATCTGATTAACTCAAATAATCGCTGGTTCATTGACGATGTTACTGATGAAAAAAATATTGGTATCAAAAAAACGTGGAAAGAGGAACTTCGCAAATACTATCATAGCTCTATTCAATAATATCTGAATTTACATAGTGTTATCAATATAATGACGAGCGAACAATAATCTTGATGCTTTCCCCTTTGGAATCTTATTTTATTGATCAAATACAGTTATTTTTAAATCAATAACCGTTAATTTTTAATCACATATTTTAATTAAGAAATAAATATCATTTATATTCATCATTATACTATTGCAAATAGGATTTATTTAATGAATAAATAGTAGTCCTGTATAAAAAAAGAATAAAGGTGAATTTTATGCCATTTTTACGTTTTATTTGCTTATTGCCTCTCAAAATTCTCCTTATTTTCTGGAAATTATTTTTCTTTATTCTTAGACCGATTATTGGTCAAATTCAGTTGAACTGGGCACCTCCCAAATGGTTATCTTCTTGCTGGCATTTTATATGCCATAAGAAAAAGCAAGTTGCTTATACCGCTCCTTTATGTCTAGCACTCATTGGTATTTTTTCTTATGGAATATATTGGTATAAAAATCGTCCAATCCCTCCTATTCCAAATTTAATCAAAATTTATGCGATTGCGCCTTCTCTTACAGATTATAAAAAGACACCACCAACCATTTATCCGTTGAAAGTCAATTTTTCTGGCTCTGCGGCTCCTTTGGACAAAGTTGGCAAAACTTTTCCAAATATATTTCCAATCTCTCCAGAAATCAAAGGAACATGGCGCTGGGTCAGTGACCATGCTTTAACTTTTCAACCACAAACAGATTGGTCTGCGGGCAAAACTTATCAGATTGATTTTGCTAAACCTCAAGAATTTAATCCAAACGTCATTGTTCGTAGTGCCAAGGATGTCAATGATACAACCCCAACAGTTGAATTTACAACGGTGGCTTTTGATGCCAAAATTATGTCAAAAGCATTTCAACAAGATGACCAAAACCCAATGGTTAAAAAAGGTGTTTTTACCATTAACTTTAATATGCTTGTTGATCCGATCAGCTTTGAAAAAAACATTCATTTATCATTAAATTCATATATTAAAAAACAAAGTTCTTCTTTGTTTTCTGGCGAAAAAGACAAAACAAAAACAAAAAAAATCAGCAAGAACATTCCTTTTACGGTTGTTTATGATAAACAAAAATTAACAGCCACCATATCTTCTGACAATCTCCCTATTCCTGAACATGACAGCCAATTAGAATTGACCATTGATCCAGGAACAACTTCACAATTAGGGTATGGCACCCTTGCAAATAAACTCAACACTTTTGTGAATGTGCCCAGCAAATATACCCTAAGCGTAGATAATCTGAGTTCACAGATTGTTACCGATGAAAAAAATAACTCTGCCCAAATTTTAGAAGTTGAATTTAACTCTCCAGTCAATGACGAACAAGTTTCTCACAATATTTCTGCTTGGATTTTACCCCGCTTAAAAGATGAAGATCCTGCATGGAATGTAAAAACATTAACACCTCAGACAATCAGTCATTTTACCCCTTTAAAATTAAATCTAATCCCTGCTGAAAATAATGCTCAAGCACTACAAAGCTTCAAATATAA is a window encoding:
- a CDS encoding DUF3828 domain-containing protein, with translation MLINHFNLMKTYCGITALIGTLFLFQTHAYAQSSPTEIIKQIYSFYQPSPDSESNDIGFDRTDFKNKQFFSPDFLKVIKEDEKLTSAQGDGSVMDYDFICNCQDTMDGLIVRNIEILQETAHTARVKVSFDFVMNGSDTFQKDDVFTTDRPGQQHTYFNLINSNNRWFIDDVTDEKNIGIKKTWKEELRKYYHSSIQ